The candidate division KSB1 bacterium genome includes the window TGACGTACAGTTTGATGCTGCAAATTTACCCAACGGAATTTATTTCTACAAAATTGCCGCGGGCAGCTTTAGGGAAGTTAAGAAAATGACACTGCTGAAATAAGGGAATTTAAGGTTCTATGTCGATCAGAGTGGGTAAAATAGCGCCATGAATATCTTTCGCCACGGATTCACACTGATAAAACACGGATTTTGTTAATAGATGAGGCGTTTGAATTCTACTTTTCTTTTTCCAAAACCTGTTCCTGACAGGCTCAGGAATTGATGGGTAAGCCTACTTTCCTTTCCTGTGCTCTTAATTCATTGAGTAATTGTGGCTCATCTTTTGGATTATATTCTTTTGCAACTTTAAGTTCCACGACTATTTTTTCATCCACCAGTAAATCTGCCTCATATTCACCTACAATAACTTTTTTAAACTCCACTTTTATAGGATGTTCTATTTCCACAGAATGCCGCCGACGTAATAATTCAACTTGTAATGCCTTTTGATATAATCTCTCTAAGAAACCATAGCCGAGAATCAGTGTTTCATCTGTGTGAATCCGTGGCTAAAAAATACCTTAATCAATACTATTTACCCACTTAGATCGACATAGATCCCATTTTTTGTTTTCACCCTAATGCTCCCAATAGGAGTTCCAGCTTATTCTTAATCGCGCCCTTGCCGCGTCTCCGGTTCATGCGAACGTTATGCTCACTTAGTCTTCCCAGGCGCCAGAAAATCCGGCTTGACCAGTTTTAGAAATAAGGCGGAAGAAATGCCTGCAGAACCGAATATCATGCACATAACCATAATTTGATATCTTGCGGCTACGAGGGGCGAAATTCCGGACAGGATCTGTCCGGTCATCATGCCAGGTAAAGAAACAAGACCGACGGCAAATAGCGAATTTGTAATTGGAATAAGAGAAGTGCGGAGCGCAGTATTTCGGGCCTGCTGATAATCGACATTTCTTTCGATCTCTGCTGTTAATCGCTCTACTGCGAGACTGACACTATTCATTGAACTTGCAAAAATCATCCCGGCAAGGGGAATGACATAGCGGGGAGAATACCATGGATTAAGATTTAAGACTGCTTGAGTCACTAACAGAAAAGTTATTCCTCCGCCCAGGATTACCGAGTATAAGGTTTTTTTATACAGCAGGGTGCGTTTGATCGTAGTTCTCAATGCAATCCAGCTTGAGGCGAAAACCATTACCGTCACAACAGCCAGAACGACCCAAACTGAATCAGCTTCAAAAATGTAGGCTAAAAAATAACCGATTACCATTAGCTGAACAAGCATACGGGAAATAGCATAAAATGCACTCTTGATGTTAAGGGACCATTTATACATAATTACTACAACTACCAATACGGGGATGAAGGCCAGAGCTAGATTGGCGAACGGTATGATTTGAATTGAATTATTCATGATTTTATCAAATTTTTAGCTTCTCATATTTTGTGAGATAGTTTTGTCAAACCGAGGAGTCCCGACAATCCTTATTTTTCTAATGAACATCGGGACGACGAAGCAATCTTTTTCTTCCAAATTTTAGGCCGCAGGAGTTCCTATATTCAC containing:
- a CDS encoding GxxExxY protein translates to MHTDETLILGYGFLERLYQKALQVELLRRRHSVEIEHPIKVEFKKVIVGEYEADLLVDEKIVVELKVAKEYNPKDEPQLLNELRAQERKVGLPINS
- a CDS encoding ABC transporter permease, whose product is MNNSIQIIPFANLALAFIPVLVVVVIMYKWSLNIKSAFYAISRMLVQLMVIGYFLAYIFEADSVWVVLAVVTVMVFASSWIALRTTIKRTLLYKKTLYSVILGGGITFLLVTQAVLNLNPWYSPRYVIPLAGMIFASSMNSVSLAVERLTAEIERNVDYQQARNTALRTSLIPITNSLFAVGLVSLPGMMTGQILSGISPLVAARYQIMVMCMIFGSAGISSALFLKLVKPDFLAPGKTK